In Dasypus novemcinctus isolate mDasNov1 chromosome 10, mDasNov1.1.hap2, whole genome shotgun sequence, one DNA window encodes the following:
- the LOC101417892 gene encoding olfactory receptor 52N4, whose amino-acid sequence MLMLNKTALTPASFILNGVPGLEDMHVWISFPFCSMYVVAMVGNCGLLYLIRYEDSLHRPMYYFLAMLSFTDLVMCSSSIPKALSIFWFHLKEISFDECLTQMFFIHTFTGMESGVLMLMALDRYVAICFPLRYSIILTNPVIAKVGLATFLRGVLLIIPFTFLTKSLPYCRGNIISHTYCDHMSVAKLSCGNIKVNAVYGLMVALLIGGFDILCITVSYTMILRAVVNLSSADARQKAFSTCTAHICAIVFSYSPAFFSFFSHRFGEHSIPPSCHIIVANLYLLLPPTMNPVVYGVKTKQIRDCVLRILSGSKDIKSHSI is encoded by the coding sequence ATGCTAATGCTGAATAAAACAGCACTGACACCAGCATCATTCATTCTGAATGGAGTCCCAGGCCTGGAAGACATGCATGTCTGGATTTCCTTCCCATTCTGCTCCATGTATGTTGTGGCTATGGTAGGGAATTGTGGACTCCTCTACCTCATCCGTTATGAAGACTCTCTGCACAGGCCCATGTACTACTTCTTGGCCATGCTTTCCTTCACGGACCTTGTCATGTGCTCTAGTTCAATCCCTAAAGCCCTCAGCATCTTCTGGTTCCATCTGAAGGAAATTAGTTTTGACGAATGCCTGACTCAGATGTTCTTTATCCACACCTTCACAGGGATGGAGTCTGGGGTGCTCATGCTTATGGCCCTGGACCGCTACGTGGCCATCTGTTTCCCTCTGCGCTACTCAATTATCCTCACCAATCCTGTTATTGCAAAGGTTGGGCTTGCCACATTCCTGAGAGGAGTGTTGCTTATTATTCCCTTCACTTTCCTCACTAAAAGCCTGCCGTATTGCAGAGGCAATATAATTTCCCACACCTACTGTGACCACATGTCTGTGGCCAAATTATCCTGTGGCAATATCAAGGTCAATGCTGTCTATGGTCTGATGGTAGCCCTCCTGATTGGGGGCTTTGACATCCTGTGCATCACAGTTTCCTACACCATGATCCTCCGGGCAGTGGTCAACCTCTCCTCAGCAGATGCTCGGCAGAAGGCTTTCAGCACCTGCACTGCACACATCTGTGCCATTGTTTTCTCCTACAGTCcagctttcttctcctttttttcccatcGCTTTGGGGAACACAGTATCCCTCCATCTTGCCACATCATTGTGGCAAATCTTTATCTACTCCTGCCTCCCACTATGAACCCTGTTGTCTATGGAGTGAAAACCAAGCAGATACGAGACTGTGTTCTAAGGATCCTGTCTGGTTCTAAGGACATCAAATCCCACAGCATATGA